A genomic segment from Xiphophorus maculatus strain JP 163 A chromosome 6, X_maculatus-5.0-male, whole genome shotgun sequence encodes:
- the znf644 gene encoding zinc finger protein 644 has product MAMEVSCLTGVDEDEKDADSEIQSLMLLQPVKMAQDSVSCTDSFDTPSLHQNNVLDVLSSSDMLSPIGLANGPSLHQATQAHELHCISSEKDEEKSITQLKTVQEIDSPGIWGFDTESAENSLDDFSSASDLNWDPHKEFMQFLLENHNDSPAEEPKEEVGLANSQRRRKRKMDMVVMVDPSEDLYPDLSPKTSEKSSDAEGYVDSGLVRDITKPQKLSTPQSSTADIVPKYPNGTVKVIKQILYKTPTRSSHGNIINDKHSTLKGRLKVNSHSQGRPLPFPCSKCNLVFKKEHRLFNHMKSHNDPPSYPAKPFICRECGKCFKQSNSLIDHMSTHEKKTRLMEEEKDVIDKKKEDAKLFCPQCPFGTSCPDSFVQHAKTHEKDKRRFKCDKCSYRAVTDHDLRRHSVMHHTVIRVRKRVRRDDNDMYPCEICSYKAFGKQVFVNHLILRHQMSFEEYTRAHKEETNAQQSRERKPPGRKTQFEDADFTSKISVEDVPDEFGGISDLFKNSKFKRDPKSQLTESKLDKSINVLLSRQNHRKTGIEQKDESNNSSTNDYDSRKDKDGCDESQEMTSVKVEENAGPQHSPNFNLEHSPIKKSQSKRKMSTPYRNTSDQDSCFILPKPSPSPKKVSSEDVSDSDEKDIFPVKESEANGNHFSDVIKKEKKHIIYTYSRRMSMRGALQASKKLFEKIKTEEQEQNEVEIKEECIETEVFQETFEAHQIPLGESPSDDLSEAEMDTKKCPYCPAVFESGIGLSNHVRGHLHRVRVSYDSQHGGSPQEVGYQDKRPRIRRKNSTLRRLKKALQDDSDSETVRTIHSCPLCGDSFDNRTGQSNHIRGHLKKLGRNFSTKTKSPLILLRELMRDKKECQRAFQILGKRRNHFQYGALPKLPIVNRFASSQMGFPKSHSVPNHCTDAKPLMPFSLAEGKSESGQLEKLDVKTSLSGTTALIGILKKRKCQEDARQKGSSQMSRNGLPVSSNPEESSGSKVVSSLPNSVPGEKGEFNRKVCIHCNATFHSGVSLSNHLRAFAKRQQIALLEGTTIQCKAVRTRSRPGLKKKTLPLAQSPEEMYRLTCRFCDLVFQGPLSVQEDWIKHLQRHIMNTGVPRTGLGMAEVTSLSTNPPTLKTDEDGSSPVANAAS; this is encoded by the exons ATGGCCATGGAGGTGTCATGTCTGACAGGTGTTGATGAAGATGAAAAAGATGCTGATTCTGAAATTCAGTCCCTCATGCTGCTGCAACCTGTGAAAATGGCACAAGATTCGGTGTCTTGCACCGATTCGTTTGACACGCCATCTTTGCATCAAAACAATGTCCTAGATGTTCTGTCCAGCTCAGATATGTTGTCTCCAATTGGTTTGGCGAATGGACCCTCTTTGCATCAGGCTACTCAAGCTCATGAACTTCACTGCATTAGCTCCGAAAAAGACGAGGAAAAGAGCATCACCCAGCTAAAGACTGTGCAGGAAATAGACAGTCCTGGAATTTGGGGATTTGACACAGAATCAGCAGAGAATTCATTGGACGATTTCAGCAGTGCCAGTGACCTCAACTGGGACCCTCACAAAGAGTTTATGCAGTTTCTTTTGGAGAACCACAATGATTCCCCTGCAGAGGAGCCAAAAGAGGAAGTTGGTCTTGCCAACAGTCAAAGGAGAAGGAAGCGAAAGATGGACATGGTGGTAATGGTGGATCCTTCAGAAGATCTATACCCGGATCTAAGCCCCAAAACATCTGAGAAATCGTCTGATGCTGAAGGCTACGTAGACTCCGGTCTTGTTAGAGACATCACTAAACCACAGAAGCTCTCCACACCACAGTCATCTACAGCAGATATAGTTCCTAAGTACCCAAACGGAACAGTAAAGGTCATTAAGCAAATTCTGTACAAAACACCTACAAGAAGTTCCCATGGGAATATCATAAATGATAAACATTCAACACTAAAAGGGCGGCTGAAAGTAAATTCTCATTCACAGGGGAGGCCATTGCCTTTCCCTTGCTCAAAATGCAATCTGGTGTTCAAGAAGGAACATCGCTTGTTTAATCATATGAAGTCTCACAATGACCCTCCTAGTTATCCAGCAAAGCCCTTTATATGCAGAGAATGTGgcaaatgtttcaaacaaaGCAATTCACTAATTGACCACATGTCCACCCATGAGAAGAAAACGAGGCtcatggaagaagaaaaagacgtgattgacaagaaaaaagaagacgCAAAGTTATTCTGCCCTCAGTGTCCGTTCGGTACAAGCTGCCCAGACTCTTTTGTTCAGCACGCAAAAACtcatgaaaaagacaaaagaaggtttaaatgtgacaaatgcaGTTACAGAGCCGTGACTGACCATGATCTTAGGAGACATAGCGTTATGCACCACACGGTTATTAGAGTTAGAAAAAGAGTGCGGAGGGATGATAATGATATGTACCCTTGCGAAATTTGTTCCTATAAAGCTTTTGGCAAGCAAGTGTTTGTGAATCACTTAATCCTTCGTCATCAAATGTCTTTTGAGGAATACACAAGAGCACACAAAGAGGAGACAAATGCACAACAGTCCAGGGAACGCAAGCCACCTGGGCGTAAAACTCAATTCGAAGATGCAGATTTTACGTCAAAAATATCAGTTGAAGACGTACCCGACGAGTTCGGTGGAATTTCTGACTTGTTCAAAAATAGCAAGTTTAAGCGAGATCCCAAGTCTCAATTGACAGAATCAAAGCTTGACAAATCGATTAATGTTCTCTTGTCTCGTCAGAACCATAGAAAGACGGGCATCGAGCAAAAGGATGAAAGCAATAACTCTAGCACAAATGATTATGATTCCAGAAAGGACAAAGACGGTTGTGACGAGTCACAAGAAATGACGTCGGTCAAGGTTGAAGAGAATGCTGGACCACAACATAGTCCTAACTTTAACCTGGAGCACTCACCAATCAAAAAGTCTCAGTCTAAACGAAAAATGTCCACCCCATATCGCAACACCTCCGACCAAGACTCATGTTTCATTTTACCAAAACCTTCGCCTAGCCCTAAGAAAGTTAGTTCAGAAGATGTGTCAGACTCTGATGAAAAGGACATTTTCCCGGTCAAAGAGTCTGAAGCCAACGGTAATCATTTTAGCGATGtgatcaaaaaagaaaagaaacacataaTATACACATACAGTAGGAGGATGTCCATGAGAGGTGCTCTACAGGCATCGAAAAAGCTGTTTGAGAAAATCAAGACTGAAGAACAGGAACAGAATGAGGTTGAAATCAAAGAAGAATGCATTGAAACTGAGGTATTTCAAGAAACATTCGAGGCCCACCAAATCCCATTGGGGGAATCCCCCTCAGACGATTTGTCAGAGGCAGAAATGGACACTAAGAAGTGTCCGTACTGTCCTGCTGTTTTCGAGTCAGGAATTGGACTGTCCAATCATGTGCGTGGACATCTTCACAGGGTTAGAGTTAGCTATGATTCACAGCATGGTGGGTCTCCACAGGAGGTGGGTTATCAGGACAAAAGACCACGAATCCGGCGGAAGAATTCAACATTACGGCGACTGAAAAAAG CACTACAGGACGATTCAGATTCGGAAACTGTGAGGACCATTCACTCTTGTCCATTATGTGGGGACTCATTTGACAACAGAACTGGACAGTCCAACCACATACGAGGTCATCTGAAAAAGCTCGGAAGGAACTTTTCTACAAAGACCAAATCCCCGTTAATTTTGCTCCGTGAGCTGATGCGCGACAAGAAGGAGTGCCAGCGGGCCTTTCAGATTCTGGGAAAAAGACGAAACCATTTCCAGTACGGTGCTTTGCCAAAGCTGCCCATCGTCAATCGCTTCGCCTCTTCTCAGATGGGATTCCCAAAAAGTCACTCGGTTCCAAACCATTGCACTGATGCCAAACCACTGATGCCCTTTTCTTTAGCAGAGGGCAAATCTGAAAGCGGGCAACTAGAAAAGCTGGATGTTAAGACGTCCCTCTCAGGCACGACCGCCCTGATTGGGATCCTGAAGAAGAGGAAGTGTCAGGAAGATGCAAGACAAAAGGGATCCTCTCAGATGTCAAGAAACGGTTTACCAGTTTCGTCGAATCCTGAGGAAAGTTCAGGATCAAAAGTTGTATCTTCACTGCCAAACTCAGTACCTGGTG AAAAGGGTGAATTCAATAGGAAAGTGTGCATCCACTGTAATGCAACTTTCCATAGTGGAGTTAGCCTGTCCAATCACCTTCGGGCTTTTGCAAAAAGACAACAGATTGCCTTACTGGAAGGGACCA CAATTCAGTGTAAAGCGGTCAGGACCCGTTCAAGGCCCGGTTTGAAGAAGAAGACACTGCCCTTAGCCCAGAGCCCAGAGGAGATGTACAGGCTCACCTGCCG GTTCTGTGACCTCGTCTTCCAGGGTCCGCTGTCAGTCCAGGAGGACTGGATCAAACATTTACAGAGACACATTATGAACACTGGTGTCCCTCGCACTGGGCTCGGCATGGCTGAGGTCACCTCGCTGTCCACAAACCCCCCCACCCTGAAGACGGACGAAGACGGCTCTTCGCCGGTCGCCAACGCTGCCTCCTGA